DNA sequence from the Marinilongibacter aquaticus genome:
AAGTTGTAGGCATTGCCGTAATTGGTTTCGGTAAGGTTGTAATCCATGATTGGGGCTAGGCCACCGAAAATTCGGCTGGGCATCATTTCGTCCGATCCGAATAAGGTCCATGCCGTGATGCCTTGCCAACCTTTGTAAAGGTTTCCGGTGCGGAAATCGAGGTACAAACCGTTGGCGGCTTGAATGGCCTCTTGGTCCGAATTGTAGAAGTTGTTGGGCGAGATAATGCCTCTTACGTTTTCTTCCAGAAAATTGCTGCAACTGCTCAGAAAGAATAGCGACGTTATTAGATATATATATTTCATTGTTCTTTTCGATTAAAAATTGGCTTTCAAACCAACCGTGAAGGTTTTGGAATTGGGGTATTGATTGCGAATTACTCCACGCACCGTAGAGTTTGTGCCGAAACGTGTGGATTCGGGATCGTATCCACGGAACTTCGAAAGCAGGAATACATTGCTGCCCACACCGTATACCGAAAGGCTCTTTACCACATCTGATTTTACCGGAAGGTTGTACTCCAATTTCAATGTTTTCAGTCTCAGGTGCGAGCCGTCCTCCAACATGGCGGAGTTTGACACCACATCCGACAAACTGGCTACACTACCCGCACGCGGTACGTTGGATGTAGGGTTGTCTGGCGTCCAACGGTTTCTTTGTTCGGCGTATACGTTTACCTCGCTCAGTCCGAAGAATCCTTGTTGATTGTATTCATGGTAAATGTCGTTGCCCAATGTACCTTGCAAGAATACATCCAATGTGAAGTTTTTGTAACGGAAAGAGTTGTTTATCCCACCGAAAATTTTCGGCTCGGGATTGCCCATAATCACGTGGTCGTCGTTGTTGATTTTCCCGTCTCCGTTTTCGTCTTTGAAGCGTGGCCCGCCTACAACCTGACGGACGCCCAAATCGCCGTCGGCATCGATCTCTTCTTGCGATTTGTATGTGCCCAAGTACTGTACGCCGGTGAATACACCCACGGGTTTTCCCGGAATCAATTTGGCTCCGGGCCCGCCTTGTTCTAAGCTGTAAATCACGATTTCATCCACTCCGGCCAAATTCAAGATTTTTGAACGGTTGCCCGACAGAGTGACCGTTGATCTCCAGCTGAAGTCTTTTTTGTCGATGTTGATGGTGTTGATCATCAATTCCAGACCTTGGTTTTGAATCGATCCAATGTTTTCGAGTTTGGTGTCGAACCCCGTCACTTTGGGTATCTGGCGAGCCAAAAGCAAGTCTTTGGTTTTCTTGTAATAATAGTCCAGTTCACCACTGATGCGGTTGTTCAGGAAACCAAATTCCAAACCGATATCCAATTGATCGGTCGTTTCCCATTTCAATTCTGGGTTGGCCGGGCGTCCTCTTTGGATACCGATGGTTTGGGTATCGTTGAACACCAACACATTGTTGTTCAATACGGCCAATGTACTGTAAGGATCTACCGACTCTTTTCCGGCACTACCGTAGCTCATTCTCAGTTTCAAATTGGAGAACAGGTTTTGGTTTTTCATGAACTGCTCGTCGATAATACGCCATGCGAAAGCCACAGAGGGGAAGAAAGCATAGGCATTGTTCGATCCCGAATACACCGAAGCACCATCCACACGGCCTACAGCTGTGAAAATGTATTTGTCCATCAAGGTGTAATTGGCTCTGGCTAGCCACGATACCAATTGGCGGGAGTTGGTCAGATCTGAGCCGATTCGATAGCTTAGCGGATCACCGATGCTCAGGTTATCGTAGCTGATGGCATTGATCGACAAACCTTGCGTTTGTGCATAGGCTGTTTCTTTGTGGCCTTTTTGCCAAGTGAAACCCGCCAGTAGGTTCAGGTGATTGTGGGCGTTGATGTCCTTGTCGAAAGTCACGGTGTTTTCCTGTAAGATGTCAAACTCGAAACTGTCGTCTATTCTGGCGTATCCACCTTGCTGGGCGGCTGCTCTTACTGGAAGGTCGCCCGGATCGAATTGGTTTTGTTTTGTCCAATTGATTTTTGGCCCGATAGTCGATCTGAACGTAATGTTTTTCCACGGACTGTACTCTACATAAGCGGTAGTGAGGAGGTTGGTGCCGTAGGTGAAATTGGTACTGAGGGCAATATCGGCCAGGGGATTGCGAAGAGCTCCACCCTGCACAATGTTCTGATCCCAGAAACTGCCGTCGGGGTAATACGAAGGATAACTGGTGAGGGCCAGACGCATGTTCCAAAGGTCTACTTTGTCGTTGTCGGTTTTGGTGAATGTACCGTTCATGCGTATACCGGCTTTCAACTTTTTATTGAGCTTGAAATCCAAGTTGGTTCGGAGGTTGTAACGTTCGAGGCTGGTGCCTTTGATAATACCTTGCTGGTTGAAATAGTTGGAAGAGATGTAGTAATTCAAATCTTTCGTATTTCCACCCACCGAAAGGTCGAGGTTCGAAATGGCTCCATTTTGCGAGATCAAGTCTTGCCAATCGGTATCGGCCACTTCGCTTTTATCGGCGAAAGGGTCGGCACTGTTCGAATTTTTTGCAAATTCTGTACCGTAATCGGCACGTTCGTAGCCGTTCAGATAGTCGATTTTTCGGGCCATTTTCTGTATACCCGTATACATGTTCAACGAAACGGTCGGTTTGCTGCCTTTGAAAGCATCTCCACTTTTTGTGGTCACCATAATGACCCCGTTGGCTCCCCGTGTACCGTAGATCGAAATGGCCGTGGCATCTTTAAGCACCTCGATCGATTCGATGTCGTTGGTGTTGATATTGTTCAGGTTGAAATCTGTACCCACAATGAAACCATCGATTACATACAAAGGCTCATTGTTTGCATTGATTGAGTTTCCTCCCCGTATACGTATTGTGGATCGAGCACCGGGTGCACCGTTAGCCGAGGTCACCAAGACACCTGCCGCACGGCCCTGCAACATTTGATCGACACGCGAAGCGGGCATGTCCTTCAACTTTTTGGAATCGACCGTACCCACAGATCCGGTAAGGTCTTTTTTCTTGGCTACGCCATACCCCACGACAACCACTTCATCCAGGGCCTGGGAATCTTCTTCCAATGTAATGTCGATGACCGACTGATTCCCCACAATTACCGTTTGGCCTTTGTAGCCAATATACGAGAACACGAGTTCATCTTTCGCCGATGCGGCGATGGCGTATTTTCCGTCAATGTCCGTAATCGAACCAATCGAGGTTCCTTTCACCGCCACAGAGACACCCACGAGGGGCTCTTTGTTGTGGTCGAAAACCGTGCCATTAATAGTGGATTGGGCAATGGCCTGAATGCTCGAGAACACCAAAACAAGCAGGGCAAAACCTTTCAAATGTATCCGTTTCATCATAATGTATTTTTTAATGATTTAATGATACAAAATTGGGCTAAATTCAATCCTTAGGCGTCTCAAAGTAGGGGTATAAATGATTCATACCCCTATTTGTTTTATTGTAGTTTGCAGATTGTCAGTGGTTTTGCTGTTTTTTGAGCTTCGGCTCGGATCTGAAATTCGAGCTTATTTCAAGATACGGTACTTCAAGAATTTATAGTTGCCAGCTTCTCGCATTGAAAATGCAAGCTCGCCTGTTTTGCTCAATGGAAGTCTGGTCTTTTCTCCAGACAAAAGATCCTCAATTTCAATGCTTTTTCCTTTGGCGAAATGCAGCTGGAAATGCCCCTCGTTTTCTGTATTGTGCACTTCTCGAAAGAGAAGAAGAAAGCCTTTATTTTGTTGCTTTTCTACCGCCTGAAAACCAGTATAGCTAGCATTGGAAGGGCTTTCACCGATGGGGAATATCTGGGCGTTCCAAATCTGGGTTCTGTGTTGTTTATAGGTATCGAGCAGATGACTGATTTCCTGTTTGGCCGATGCGGAATACGATTCGGGCGAGGCGAAAAATTGTGGAATGCCGAAGAGGGTAGTGGCCACGCAATAGGCTGGCGTATACAGATAAGCGTCAGACATTTCGCGGTCGATTATTTCTGGGTTGTGGATAGTCAACTGAAACTTGTTCAGGTTGGTGTATCGCGATATGTACCAAAAATCGCGAAGGGCCAGAGAAGGTACATAGGTGACATTGATCGGAGCTCCATTTTTGCGGTTCATTACATGGACATTGCCGTATTCACGAGCCCAATAATAGCCGTATCGTGGAGCATTTTCGGTTAAATCCCAACTGATGCTGCTTTTGAAATCGGTGTGTTTAATGAATTCTCGTACCTTTTTCATCATCACATCCAAAGATTTATTGTCTGGGAAAGTGGCAAAATCGAGTTTCATTTGGGTCATTTTCAGTTTGTCCCAGTTGCGGATCATGTCTTCCGTATCCATTCCACGGGCAATTCCCCACAAACCTGTTTTCATTTCAAGCGAATCTGCAGTGGCTTTTACATTGGTCCAAGCTTGAGGGTAAATGTCGGGGTGTGGATTCCACCCATTTTCCTTTTTGGGCGTCGAACTGTCGTGGTTGCGGGCCACTTGCCAACCGTCGTCGATCAGTACCAAATCTACACCCAGCTCTTTTCCATCGTGCAGGTATTTCAAAACCGAAGTCTCGCTGGCCGCATCTTGGCCGTCTCTGTGATTTTTGCTCATGCCCCATGTGCAAACCAAAGTATACATGTCTCGGTCGATGCGTGTGGGGTATCGCAAGCGGTCGAAAGTTTTTATAGCCAATTGTTTCTCAGACTCTTCACCATCGAA
Encoded proteins:
- a CDS encoding SusC/RagA family TonB-linked outer membrane protein, with protein sequence MMKRIHLKGFALLVLVFSSIQAIAQSTINGTVFDHNKEPLVGVSVAVKGTSIGSITDIDGKYAIAASAKDELVFSYIGYKGQTVIVGNQSVIDITLEEDSQALDEVVVVGYGVAKKKDLTGSVGTVDSKKLKDMPASRVDQMLQGRAAGVLVTSANGAPGARSTIRIRGGNSINANNEPLYVIDGFIVGTDFNLNNINTNDIESIEVLKDATAISIYGTRGANGVIMVTTKSGDAFKGSKPTVSLNMYTGIQKMARKIDYLNGYERADYGTEFAKNSNSADPFADKSEVADTDWQDLISQNGAISNLDLSVGGNTKDLNYYISSNYFNQQGIIKGTSLERYNLRTNLDFKLNKKLKAGIRMNGTFTKTDNDKVDLWNMRLALTSYPSYYPDGSFWDQNIVQGGALRNPLADIALSTNFTYGTNLLTTAYVEYSPWKNITFRSTIGPKINWTKQNQFDPGDLPVRAAAQQGGYARIDDSFEFDILQENTVTFDKDINAHNHLNLLAGFTWQKGHKETAYAQTQGLSINAISYDNLSIGDPLSYRIGSDLTNSRQLVSWLARANYTLMDKYIFTAVGRVDGASVYSGSNNAYAFFPSVAFAWRIIDEQFMKNQNLFSNLKLRMSYGSAGKESVDPYSTLAVLNNNVLVFNDTQTIGIQRGRPANPELKWETTDQLDIGLEFGFLNNRISGELDYYYKKTKDLLLARQIPKVTGFDTKLENIGSIQNQGLELMINTINIDKKDFSWRSTVTLSGNRSKILNLAGVDEIVIYSLEQGGPGAKLIPGKPVGVFTGVQYLGTYKSQEEIDADGDLGVRQVVGGPRFKDENGDGKINNDDHVIMGNPEPKIFGGINNSFRYKNFTLDVFLQGTLGNDIYHEYNQQGFFGLSEVNVYAEQRNRWTPDNPTSNVPRAGSVASLSDVVSNSAMLEDGSHLRLKTLKLEYNLPVKSDVVKSLSVYGVGSNVFLLSKFRGYDPESTRFGTNSTVRGVIRNQYPNSKTFTVGLKANF